AGCGTCTCGGGACGCCGGCGTCGCAGGACTTGGTCCGCGGCTAGACTTCCAGGCACCACGCTGCCTGTTGTGAAGGACGCCATGAACGCGCTCTCGAGCCCCGAGCCTGGCCTTCCGCCGGGTGTGCCCGACAAGTTCGCCGCGCTGGGGTTGACCTACGACGACGTCCTGCTCCTGCCGGGCTACTCCGACCTCGCCCCCGACGAGATCGACACGACCTCGCGGCTGACGCGGGAGATCTCGCTCAAGGCGCCGCTGATCTCCGCCGCCATGGACACCGTGACGGAGTCGCGGATGGCGATCGCGATGGCGCGCCAAGGCGGCATCGGCGTGCTCCACCGCAACCTGTCGATCGAGGACCAGGCCTACCAGGTCGACCTCGTCAAGCGGACCCAGACCGGGATCATCTCCAACCCGGTCACCATCGGCCCCGACGCGACGCTCGAGGAGCTCGACCAGATCTGCGGCGAGTACCGCGTCTCCGGCCTTCCGGTCGTCGACACCGACAACCGCCTGCTCGGCATCATCACGAACCGCGACCTGCGCTTCACCCCGGTCAAGGAGTGGGCGAGCACCAAGGTCGTCGAGATGATGACGCCGATGCCGCTGATCACCGGCCCCGTCGGGATCAGCCGCGAGGACGCGACCGCGCTGCTGCGCCAGCACAAGCGCGAGCGGCTCCCGCTCGTCGACGACGACGGTCGCCTGGCCGGTCTCATCACCGTGAAGGACTTCGTGAAGTCGGAGCAGTTCCCGAACGCGTCGTACGACGCCGACGGGCGCCTGCTCGTGGGTGCCGCGGTGGGCTACTTCGGCGACGCCTGGGAGCGCGCGACCACGCTGGTCGAGGCCGGCGTCGACGTGCTCGTCGCCGACACCGCCCACGGGCACGTGCGCTTGCTGCTCGACATGGTGCGCCGGCTCAAGACCGATCCCGCCACCCGCCACGTCCAGGTCATCGGCGGCAACGTCGCCACCCGCCAGGGAGCGCAGGCGTTCGTCGAGGCCGGCGCCGACGCCGTCAAGGTCGGCTTCGGTCCGGGCTCGATCTGCACCACGCGCGTCGTCACCGGCGCCGGCGTCCCCCAGATCACCGCCGTCTACGAGGCGTGGACGGCAGCCTGCGAGGCGGGCGTGCCCGTCATCGCCGACGGTGGTCTGCAGCAGTCGGGTGACATCGCCAAGGCGATTGTCGCCGGCGCGGAGACGGTCATGGTCGGCTCGCTGCTGGCTGGGTGCGAGGAGTCGCCCGGCGAGCTGGTGTTCGTCAACGGCAAGCAATACAAGGCCTACCGCGGCATGGGCTCGCTGGCGGCGATGAGCAGCCGGGGCAAGAAGTCCTACTCCAAGGACCGCTACTTCCAGGCCGAGATCACCAGCGACGACCAGATCGTGCCCGAGGGCATCGAGGGTCAGGTCGCCTACCGCGGGCCGCTCGCCGCCGTCGCCCATCAGCTGATCGGTGGCCTGACGCAGTCGATGTTCTACGTCGGTGCCCGCAACATCGCCGAGCTGCAGGAGAAGGGTCAGTTCATCCGGATCACGGCGGCCTCCCTGAAGGAGAGCCACCCGCACGACATCCAGATGACCGTCGAGGCGCCGAACTACATCACCCGGTGACCCCCGACTCCGCCGACGTCGACCTCGCCGTCGCGCTCGTGCGCGACGCCGTGGAGCTGGCCGCG
The nucleotide sequence above comes from Nocardioides massiliensis. Encoded proteins:
- the guaB gene encoding IMP dehydrogenase, whose protein sequence is MNALSSPEPGLPPGVPDKFAALGLTYDDVLLLPGYSDLAPDEIDTTSRLTREISLKAPLISAAMDTVTESRMAIAMARQGGIGVLHRNLSIEDQAYQVDLVKRTQTGIISNPVTIGPDATLEELDQICGEYRVSGLPVVDTDNRLLGIITNRDLRFTPVKEWASTKVVEMMTPMPLITGPVGISREDATALLRQHKRERLPLVDDDGRLAGLITVKDFVKSEQFPNASYDADGRLLVGAAVGYFGDAWERATTLVEAGVDVLVADTAHGHVRLLLDMVRRLKTDPATRHVQVIGGNVATRQGAQAFVEAGADAVKVGFGPGSICTTRVVTGAGVPQITAVYEAWTAACEAGVPVIADGGLQQSGDIAKAIVAGAETVMVGSLLAGCEESPGELVFVNGKQYKAYRGMGSLAAMSSRGKKSYSKDRYFQAEITSDDQIVPEGIEGQVAYRGPLAAVAHQLIGGLTQSMFYVGARNIAELQEKGQFIRITAASLKESHPHDIQMTVEAPNYITR